The Paenibacillus sp. FSL R7-0204 genome includes a region encoding these proteins:
- a CDS encoding methyl-accepting chemotaxis protein — MDWMNKLPLKQKIVTGCYLVAALFAVPVLITLILMDRLIIGIILVAVLAALTYPLSRFIERTLTSSFEDISNVTHTIAKGDFTSRADENGSMGDISRSFNTMIDKLKKILTDASQITRQVMDASRGIEDKNQNLKFVMAQVASSSNELALGANEISVDIADMTESIKDIEIKVSNYTNSTKEMNRRSVHTLELVEQGRQSVDTQAEGMRKNIQATQKVADTIEALSQNARGITMITKTITEIAEQTNLLSLNASIEAARAGEHGRGFAVVAQEVRKLAEESTASTKEVFGLVRSIEADIRQAIDNIAINEEVVQVQNEMITETANIFAQIVHSVQYITEQIASFSAESDLMLESALKISGAIENISAITQETAAGTEEVSAAMNEQIHALQSVAEETEKMTSAVFNLQKTIHIFKF, encoded by the coding sequence ATGGACTGGATGAACAAGCTGCCGTTGAAACAAAAAATCGTCACCGGATGTTACCTGGTTGCCGCGTTATTCGCTGTCCCTGTCTTAATCACGCTAATCCTGATGGACAGGCTGATCATCGGCATTATTCTTGTCGCCGTCCTGGCAGCACTGACTTACCCGCTTTCGCGCTTCATTGAGAGAACGCTTACATCTTCATTTGAGGATATCTCCAATGTGACGCACACGATTGCCAAAGGCGACTTCACCAGCCGTGCCGACGAGAATGGCTCCATGGGCGACATTAGCCGCTCCTTCAACACCATGATTGACAAGCTCAAAAAAATCCTCACCGATGCCTCACAGATTACCCGTCAGGTTATGGACGCCAGCCGAGGGATTGAAGACAAGAATCAGAACCTGAAGTTTGTAATGGCGCAGGTCGCCTCCTCCTCCAATGAACTGGCTCTCGGTGCTAACGAAATCTCGGTGGATATCGCTGATATGACCGAATCGATCAAGGATATCGAAATCAAAGTCTCCAATTATACGAATTCCACCAAGGAAATGAATAGAAGATCTGTACATACGCTGGAATTGGTAGAACAGGGACGGCAATCGGTGGATACCCAAGCCGAAGGCATGCGCAAGAACATCCAGGCTACCCAAAAAGTGGCGGATACGATCGAAGCCCTATCACAGAACGCTCGCGGCATTACGATGATAACCAAGACGATTACCGAAATTGCCGAACAGACCAATCTGCTGTCGCTCAATGCCTCTATTGAAGCTGCCCGCGCAGGCGAGCATGGCCGCGGGTTCGCAGTTGTTGCCCAAGAGGTCCGCAAGCTGGCCGAGGAATCCACCGCTTCCACCAAAGAGGTGTTCGGACTGGTCCGCAGCATTGAAGCGGATATCAGGCAGGCCATCGATAATATCGCCATTAACGAAGAGGTAGTTCAGGTACAGAATGAGATGATAACGGAAACGGCTAACATCTTTGCTCAAATTGTGCATAGTGTCCAATACATAACCGAGCAGATCGCTTCCTTCTCCGCAGAGAGTGACCTTATGCTGGAGAGTGCGCTCAAGATCTCCGGGGCGATCGAGAATATCTCAGCCATCACCCAGGAGACCGCCGCAGGGACCGAAGAGGTATCCGCCGCAATGAACGAACAGATTCACGCTCTGCAATCCGTGGCTGAGGAGACAGAGAAGATGACCTCCGCTGTCTTTAATCTGCAAAAAACAATTCATATTTTCAAATTCTAG
- a CDS encoding helix-turn-helix transcriptional regulator gives MRADRLITIVQLLQSRGKISSKELAQTLEVSERTIFRDMEALSFSGIPVLAERGREGGWKLADGYRNSLSGMNTKEIAALLVPADPAILHALGIQEEFSSAARKLQAAATRQPISPFSFLSERIHIDGAGWHPSGETYPCLAALQGALWENRKVSITYLRGEDAAERLVAPLGLVVKRGVWYLVAGHDGELRTYRVSRITEAKVTDESFEQPEDFVLSEYWEASTAAFKSALPRYPASLLLRENTMKELQKDRYVALLHQEPSEAPGWIRAKAEFNTPESACRIILSLGQGIKVTAPLELADTVASALREAAALYDF, from the coding sequence ATGAGAGCGGATCGTCTGATCACTATCGTTCAACTCTTACAGAGCCGCGGCAAAATCAGCTCCAAAGAACTGGCGCAAACGCTTGAGGTATCCGAACGTACAATCTTCCGGGATATGGAGGCACTTAGCTTCTCCGGCATCCCCGTGCTGGCGGAGCGCGGCCGGGAAGGCGGCTGGAAGCTGGCTGATGGCTACCGGAATTCCCTGAGCGGGATGAACACTAAGGAGATTGCCGCGCTGCTGGTGCCCGCTGATCCGGCGATCCTGCACGCTCTGGGCATTCAGGAGGAGTTCTCCTCGGCCGCCCGCAAGCTGCAGGCTGCCGCTACCAGGCAGCCCATCTCTCCTTTCAGCTTCCTCAGCGAGCGGATTCACATCGATGGAGCCGGATGGCATCCCTCCGGGGAGACCTATCCCTGCCTAGCCGCTCTGCAGGGAGCCTTATGGGAGAACCGCAAGGTGAGCATCACCTATCTGCGCGGAGAGGACGCTGCCGAGCGGCTGGTTGCACCGTTGGGGCTGGTAGTCAAGCGCGGTGTCTGGTACTTGGTCGCGGGGCATGACGGTGAGCTGCGGACCTACCGGGTCTCCAGAATCACTGAGGCCAAAGTCACAGATGAGTCTTTTGAGCAGCCGGAGGATTTCGTCCTGTCTGAGTACTGGGAAGCCTCCACCGCTGCGTTCAAGTCTGCCTTGCCCCGGTACCCCGCCAGCCTGCTTCTAAGAGAGAATACGATGAAGGAGCTGCAGAAGGACCGATACGTTGCCCTGTTGCACCAGGAGCCTTCTGAGGCCCCAGGCTGGATCAGAGCCAAGGCTGAATTCAACACGCCAGAGTCTGCATGCCGGATCATCCTTTCCCTGGGTCAGGGCATCAAGGTGACCGCACCGCTTGAGCTTGCGGATACAGTTGCTTCGGCTCTGCGTGAAGCGGCAGCATTATACGATTTTTAA
- a CDS encoding SDR family NAD(P)-dependent oxidoreductase, whose product MTSLQGKVALVTGGSRGAGRGIALELAKAGAYVYITGRNAGTPQEAQARTLEGVLAEIRRSGGDGAVIRCDHTNDSETEAAIRQISAEQGRLDILINNVWGGNNLPIWNNPFWELPTEHWDNMFNSGVRAQLMTNYYAIPLMRSEGAGKGKLIVHTTFWDEYKYTGNFYYDLSKNALVRMAYGLSLELAVDGIAVIPLSPGWMRTEVVLDDFHTDEEHWQEVTELQTTESTAYVGRAVAALAADPEVISMTGTPQKVGELARKYGFTDIDGRQVPAFRIS is encoded by the coding sequence ATGACAAGTCTGCAAGGGAAAGTGGCATTGGTAACAGGAGGGAGCAGGGGAGCGGGCAGGGGCATAGCGCTGGAGCTGGCGAAGGCAGGTGCTTATGTCTACATTACAGGCAGGAATGCAGGTACACCGCAGGAGGCACAGGCGAGAACGCTTGAAGGGGTGTTGGCTGAGATTCGCCGCTCAGGCGGGGACGGTGCCGTGATCCGCTGTGATCATACCAATGACAGCGAGACAGAAGCTGCAATCCGGCAGATTAGCGCAGAGCAGGGCAGGCTGGATATCTTGATTAACAATGTCTGGGGAGGCAACAATTTGCCGATCTGGAATAATCCTTTTTGGGAGCTGCCTACGGAGCATTGGGACAATATGTTCAATTCAGGTGTAAGGGCACAGCTGATGACCAATTATTATGCAATTCCGCTGATGCGCAGCGAAGGTGCGGGGAAAGGGAAATTAATCGTTCATACGACCTTCTGGGATGAGTATAAATACACCGGAAACTTCTATTATGATCTGTCCAAAAATGCGCTGGTGCGCATGGCCTACGGATTATCCCTTGAACTGGCTGTAGATGGCATCGCGGTCATACCACTCTCTCCGGGCTGGATGCGGACCGAAGTGGTTCTGGATGATTTCCATACCGATGAAGAGCACTGGCAGGAGGTCACGGAGCTGCAGACTACCGAATCGACAGCATATGTCGGCCGCGCGGTTGCAGCGCTTGCTGCTGATCCTGAAGTGATCTCCATGACTGGTACTCCCCAGAAGGTAGGAGAGCTGGCACGGAAATATGGCTTTACGGATATCGATGGCCGGCAGGTGCCAGCATTCCGGATTTCATAG
- the serA gene encoding phosphoglycerate dehydrogenase, whose translation MFKVLVSDPISDLGIQQLMDASDVTVDKKTGLSEDELVAIIGEYDGLLVRSQTTVTDKIIAAGTNLKVIGRAGVGVDNIKLESATQRGVVVINAPDGNTITTCEHAFAMMMALARHIPQAYAKTISGVWDRKTFLGVELRGKTLGVLGMGRIGSEVAKRAKAFGMSILAYDPFLTADRAEKMEVKLASVDDIVRGADFITVHTPLTPETRHMISRPQFEVMKKGMRIINCARGGVIDEMALVEAIDSGIVAGAAFDVFEKEPPEADHPFLTHPKIIVTPHLGASTIEAQENVAIDVSEQVLHILRNEPFINAVNIPPVAPSVMNKLQPYFTLGEKLGSFATQITDGAIREIHVEYAGDLSDVDTQPLTRYVVKGVLTRHFAGDVNIVNSMHLAKTRDVNVVVTKASKTKGFTNLITVTLKAEHDEERLVAGTLLQGYGERIVKVNKFPVDIAPEGHQLVISHNDKPGIIGLVGTLLGENGVNIASMQVGRTIIGGAAIMLLTVDKGVPKEVLVKLAGLPEINTAEEIILL comes from the coding sequence ATGTTTAAAGTATTAGTATCGGACCCGATCAGCGATTTGGGCATTCAGCAATTGATGGACGCAAGCGATGTGACTGTAGACAAGAAAACAGGACTAAGTGAAGATGAGCTAGTTGCAATCATTGGCGAATATGACGGCTTACTCGTTCGCAGCCAGACTACCGTGACGGACAAAATTATCGCAGCCGGTACTAATCTCAAGGTTATCGGCCGGGCCGGAGTCGGCGTGGACAACATCAAGCTGGAGTCCGCCACGCAGCGCGGAGTAGTCGTTATCAACGCTCCGGACGGCAACACCATTACGACCTGTGAACATGCTTTTGCCATGATGATGGCCTTGGCCCGTCATATTCCTCAAGCCTATGCGAAGACAATTTCCGGCGTATGGGACAGAAAGACCTTCCTCGGCGTAGAGCTGCGCGGCAAGACACTGGGCGTACTCGGTATGGGCCGGATCGGCAGCGAGGTTGCCAAGCGCGCCAAAGCCTTCGGCATGAGCATCCTGGCCTATGACCCGTTCCTGACGGCTGACCGTGCAGAGAAAATGGAAGTGAAGCTGGCTTCGGTAGACGACATTGTGCGCGGTGCAGACTTCATCACTGTTCACACGCCACTTACCCCGGAGACCCGTCACATGATCTCCCGTCCGCAATTCGAAGTCATGAAAAAAGGCATGCGTATCATCAACTGTGCCCGCGGCGGTGTCATCGATGAAATGGCGCTCGTAGAAGCGATTGACAGCGGCATTGTAGCCGGTGCTGCGTTCGACGTCTTCGAGAAGGAGCCGCCTGAAGCAGACCATCCGTTCCTTACGCATCCGAAGATTATCGTGACTCCGCATCTGGGTGCTTCGACAATTGAAGCCCAGGAGAACGTGGCCATCGATGTATCGGAGCAGGTCCTCCATATCCTGCGCAACGAACCGTTCATCAACGCGGTGAACATTCCGCCGGTTGCACCTAGCGTAATGAACAAGCTGCAGCCGTACTTCACCCTCGGCGAGAAGCTGGGCAGCTTCGCTACTCAGATTACGGACGGGGCGATCCGCGAGATCCATGTGGAGTATGCCGGTGATCTCTCGGATGTGGATACCCAGCCGCTTACCCGCTATGTCGTTAAGGGCGTGCTCACCCGCCACTTCGCCGGAGATGTGAACATCGTCAACTCGATGCATCTGGCCAAGACCCGCGACGTGAACGTAGTGGTGACCAAAGCTTCCAAAACCAAAGGCTTCACCAACCTCATCACGGTAACACTCAAGGCTGAGCATGATGAAGAGCGTCTGGTTGCCGGTACCCTGCTGCAGGGCTACGGCGAACGTATCGTTAAGGTCAACAAGTTCCCGGTCGATATTGCTCCGGAAGGCCACCAGCTGGTCATCTCGCATAACGATAAGCCGGGTATCATCGGACTCGTCGGCACCCTGCTTGGCGAGAACGGCGTCAATATCGCATCCATGCAGGTTGGCCGCACTATCATCGGCGGAGCCGCCATTATGCTCCTGACCGTTGATAAGGGTGTGCCGAAGGAGGTCCTGGTGAAGCTGGCCGGACTGCCGGAGATCAACACCGCTGAGGAGATCATTCTGCTCTAA
- a CDS encoding CPBP family intramembrane glutamic endopeptidase — protein MKKFKLGDIKIKKADPQQLTDKLLLINLYITQGLTLFIGLIWILLQKRNPIHILNFPDSVHFVYWGLGLAVIMLAVDFLLTHIVPEDSMDDGGINELLFGKRPLWHIVVISAVVAVCEELLFRGAIQHSLGPYWTSILFAVIHVRYLRHWIPTGWVFLSSYGLGLIYIHSGSLWAPILCHFLIDLFSGMVIRYRRVS, from the coding sequence ATGAAAAAATTCAAATTGGGTGATATCAAAATTAAAAAGGCCGATCCACAGCAGTTAACAGACAAGCTGTTACTCATTAATCTGTATATTACTCAGGGCCTTACCTTATTTATCGGTTTGATATGGATATTATTGCAGAAAAGAAATCCTATTCACATATTAAATTTTCCGGATAGTGTACATTTCGTGTACTGGGGACTTGGCCTAGCCGTTATTATGCTCGCTGTGGACTTCCTGCTGACCCATATTGTTCCTGAAGACAGCATGGATGACGGGGGGATCAACGAGCTGCTGTTCGGCAAACGGCCGCTGTGGCATATTGTGGTTATTTCGGCGGTGGTTGCGGTGTGTGAGGAGCTGCTCTTCCGCGGAGCGATCCAGCATTCTCTTGGACCGTACTGGACGAGTATACTGTTTGCCGTTATTCATGTCCGTTATCTGCGGCACTGGATTCCAACGGGCTGGGTCTTCCTCAGCAGCTATGGTCTTGGGCTTATCTACATCCATTCGGGCAGTCTGTGGGCACCTATATTGTGCCATTTCCTTATAGATTTGTTCTCCGGTATGGTTATTCGTTACAGGAGGGTATCATGA
- a CDS encoding metallophosphoesterase — translation MGLLMVAAAFKKRLNNQDIVLERLPAVFEGYRILLITDIHRRRLPEEMLTPLRGKVDAVFLGGDMTEKGASIERLLENMTLAASIAPVYAVHGNHDYRANITLVDNIIRGSGARLLVDENCVIERDGAQLILTGVDFPRQGGKKAYGPLPAVAEADAEAFRIILVHDPLWLSRQQQVPADLILAGHTHGGQVVLPLIGNRHTDEFYRRYNAGMYEIPRSYNTALPPLKMLISRGFGTAHLPLRWRSPAEMHVLTLRCGRQHSGS, via the coding sequence ATGGGTCTCCTGATGGTTGCTGCTGCCTTCAAGAAACGGTTGAATAATCAGGATATTGTACTGGAGCGGCTTCCTGCCGTGTTCGAAGGCTACCGGATACTGCTCATTACGGATATTCACCGCCGCCGTCTGCCGGAGGAGATGCTGACGCCGCTGCGGGGGAAGGTGGACGCTGTCTTCCTGGGCGGTGATATGACGGAGAAGGGCGCTTCCATAGAACGCCTGCTGGAAAATATGACTCTGGCAGCCTCGATTGCGCCTGTGTATGCCGTTCATGGGAATCATGATTACCGGGCGAATATTACGCTGGTGGATAATATCATCCGGGGAAGCGGAGCCAGGCTACTGGTGGATGAGAACTGTGTCATTGAGCGGGACGGTGCGCAGTTAATTCTGACCGGGGTGGATTTCCCGCGGCAAGGCGGCAAGAAGGCCTATGGGCCTCTGCCTGCCGTGGCTGAAGCGGATGCGGAAGCCTTCCGGATCATCCTCGTTCATGATCCGCTCTGGCTGTCCCGGCAGCAGCAGGTCCCGGCTGACCTGATTCTGGCCGGGCATACCCATGGCGGCCAGGTTGTGCTGCCCTTGATCGGGAACCGGCATACCGATGAGTTCTACCGCAGGTATAATGCGGGGATGTATGAGATCCCCCGGAGCTATAATACGGCTCTCCCGCCGCTGAAGATGCTGATCAGCCGGGGGTTCGGTACGGCGCATCTGCCGCTGCGCTGGCGCAGTCCGGCCGAGATGCATGTGCTGACCCTGCGCTGCGGACGGCAGCATTCCGGTTCTTAG
- a CDS encoding polysaccharide deacetylase family protein produces the protein MKKVGKTTITLLLAACLLSACSNSGNKGSQAAEKTPQPAAATAASPSPEVTASAAPEATASPLATPAAASDAQVPLLYHMNKNYDIVPNDPATNKKVVLLTFDDGPKEAELINPLMDTLDKHKAKAIFFVNGYRVKEHPELLELIHKRGGVLGNHSWDHIVLKDKPEAEVKKQIEDVQNIVKEITGETPHFFRPPHGAGGDVGKKIAAANGMLYMTWSNGSLDWEMKAKDTDKTSKLISNVTGQLHSGSNILMHELPWTVEALDTLLTTLEGKGYSFVDPRSIELKMR, from the coding sequence ATGAAAAAAGTGGGTAAAACAACAATAACGCTGCTCCTGGCGGCTTGTCTGCTGTCAGCTTGCAGCAACAGCGGGAATAAAGGCAGTCAGGCAGCGGAGAAGACGCCGCAGCCTGCGGCAGCAACAGCCGCATCTCCTTCACCTGAGGTAACAGCATCAGCTGCACCTGAGGCAACTGCATCGCCCTTGGCCACGCCTGCGGCAGCCAGCGATGCGCAGGTGCCGCTGCTGTACCATATGAACAAGAATTATGATATTGTCCCGAACGATCCGGCAACGAACAAGAAGGTAGTCCTGCTGACCTTCGACGACGGGCCCAAGGAAGCGGAATTAATCAATCCGCTGATGGATACGCTGGACAAGCACAAGGCCAAGGCGATCTTCTTCGTCAACGGCTACCGTGTGAAGGAGCATCCCGAGCTGCTGGAGCTGATCCACAAACGGGGCGGCGTGCTCGGCAATCATAGCTGGGATCACATTGTACTGAAGGATAAGCCGGAAGCCGAAGTGAAGAAGCAGATTGAAGATGTTCAGAATATCGTCAAGGAAATTACGGGTGAGACCCCTCACTTCTTCCGTCCGCCGCATGGCGCAGGCGGTGACGTAGGCAAAAAAATCGCCGCGGCAAACGGTATGCTCTACATGACCTGGTCCAATGGCTCCCTCGACTGGGAGATGAAGGCCAAGGATACGGATAAGACCAGCAAGCTGATCAGCAATGTCACCGGTCAGCTGCATTCCGGGAGCAATATTCTGATGCATGAGCTGCCTTGGACGGTAGAGGCGCTTGACACTCTGCTCACTACGCTTGAGGGCAAGGGCTACAGCTTTGTAGACCCGCGCAGCATTGAGCTGAAGATGCGCTAA
- a CDS encoding genetic competence negative regulator, which translates to MRIERLSQDKIRIFLTFDDLSERGIQKEDMWQEVPKVHDLFTEMMDQAYSELGFDATGPLAVEVFALPAQGMVVIVTRGKYDHHQYGGAGEDELPEEIYEMEVTLEQSDSIVYAFRDFEVLVEAAHVLIGNITSQGQLYSYNDKWYLYFDPKEFEEAALSGLVGVLAEFGDSSPVTQAVLAEYGKTVMAENAIQTLCNHFKRQE; encoded by the coding sequence ATGAGAATAGAGCGATTAAGTCAAGATAAGATACGGATTTTCCTCACTTTTGACGACCTGAGCGAGCGGGGCATCCAGAAGGAAGATATGTGGCAGGAGGTTCCCAAGGTGCACGACCTTTTTACGGAAATGATGGATCAGGCGTACAGCGAGCTTGGTTTTGACGCTACGGGTCCGCTTGCCGTGGAAGTGTTCGCATTGCCCGCGCAAGGCATGGTCGTTATTGTGACCCGGGGGAAATATGATCACCATCAGTACGGTGGGGCCGGGGAAGATGAATTGCCTGAAGAGATTTACGAAATGGAAGTTACTCTTGAACAAAGCGACTCCATTGTATATGCGTTCCGCGATTTCGAGGTTCTGGTAGAAGCGGCTCATGTGCTCATCGGCAATATTACTTCTCAAGGACAACTGTATTCTTATAATGATAAATGGTACCTCTACTTCGATCCGAAGGAGTTTGAAGAGGCTGCACTGTCAGGGCTGGTAGGTGTGCTCGCTGAATTCGGAGATTCCTCTCCGGTCACTCAGGCTGTTCTGGCTGAATACGGCAAGACCGTTATGGCGGAGAATGCGATTCAGACGCTGTGCAATCATTTTAAACGCCAGGAATAA
- the prsW gene encoding glutamic-type intramembrane protease PrsW, translating into MLLLSVISSAVAPGLALLTFFYLKDKYDQEPLHMVLKVFLLGLLIVLPVMIIQRGLVLGLGGGPYVDSFLISAGVEEALKWFVLYHMIYNHTEFDEPYDGILYAVAISLGFATIENVMYAWYSNASFGTMILRALLPVSGHAMFGVIMGYHMGRAKFSGGVKTRKILLISLLLPWLWHGIYDFLIATTANYWIWFIVPLMAVLWYRGMGKVARANSRSPFRFLKREEEVNL; encoded by the coding sequence GTGCTTTTGTTATCGGTCATTTCGTCAGCAGTTGCACCGGGACTTGCGCTGCTGACTTTTTTCTATCTGAAAGACAAGTATGATCAGGAACCGCTCCATATGGTGCTTAAGGTGTTCCTGCTGGGCCTGTTGATCGTGCTGCCGGTGATGATTATCCAGAGGGGGCTTGTGCTGGGGCTGGGCGGTGGTCCTTATGTGGATTCCTTTCTGATCTCAGCCGGGGTGGAAGAGGCCCTGAAGTGGTTTGTGCTGTACCATATGATTTACAATCATACCGAATTTGACGAGCCCTATGATGGAATACTATACGCCGTAGCGATTTCGCTCGGCTTCGCAACAATAGAGAATGTAATGTATGCGTGGTACAGCAATGCTTCATTCGGCACCATGATTCTAAGGGCGCTGCTTCCAGTCTCCGGACATGCCATGTTCGGCGTAATTATGGGCTACCATATGGGCAGAGCCAAGTTCTCCGGCGGGGTCAAGACCCGGAAGATTCTGCTGATTTCATTGCTCCTGCCCTGGCTGTGGCATGGAATTTATGATTTTCTGATCGCCACGACAGCTAACTACTGGATCTGGTTTATCGTGCCCCTGATGGCAGTTTTATGGTATAGAGGCATGGGGAAGGTAGCGCGGGCCAACAGCCGTTCCCCGTTTCGCTTTTTGAAGCGTGAGGAAGAGGTTAACCTATAA
- the ypeB gene encoding germination protein YpeB, whose protein sequence is MYKRLSAIMFPLTALLLLGALVWGYQENQEKNSILIKAENQYQRAFHDLSFHVERLHGELGNTLAVNTTSNGMHRKGLVNVWRITSEAQNEINQLPLTLLPFSETEEFLSKIANFSYKAAVRDFTKKPLTEGEMANLKTLYQNSSEISRDLQKVQDKVIGKKLRWMDVETALATEQKAEDNTIIDGFKTVDKRVAAYPELDYGPSVASIYDKRSVKKLGGKPVTAEQIKGKAMKFAELGGKAQVKIQENGKGTEWASYTATVTSAEHKEPVSMDFTAEGGLLISYNDNRGVGPAKVSMKQAVEKAGKFLEKKGYHGMTAVSADRYDNLGNLTFVSSQDGVLIYPEKMTVRVGLDTGEAVGFQASDYVNEHKEKRVLPKPKLSLAEARAMLNPEFKELYNRLAWIENEDAVELLTYEFGGKINGSQFRIYLNAADGNEEAVEQIRTSSGAQDK, encoded by the coding sequence ATGTACAAAAGATTAAGTGCCATAATGTTCCCGCTTACCGCACTCTTGCTGCTTGGAGCGCTCGTCTGGGGGTATCAGGAGAATCAGGAGAAGAATTCGATTCTGATCAAGGCGGAGAATCAGTATCAGCGCGCATTCCATGATCTCTCCTTCCATGTGGAGCGGCTACACGGTGAGCTGGGCAATACGCTTGCGGTGAACACAACCTCTAACGGAATGCACCGCAAGGGACTGGTCAATGTATGGCGGATTACCAGCGAGGCGCAGAACGAGATTAACCAGCTGCCGTTGACGCTGCTGCCGTTCAGTGAGACGGAGGAGTTCCTCTCCAAAATCGCTAACTTCTCCTACAAGGCTGCGGTGCGTGACTTCACCAAGAAGCCGCTGACTGAGGGGGAGATGGCGAATCTGAAGACGCTCTACCAGAATTCGTCTGAAATCTCCAGGGACCTGCAGAAGGTTCAGGACAAGGTCATCGGCAAAAAGCTGCGCTGGATGGATGTAGAGACTGCACTGGCTACAGAGCAGAAGGCCGAAGACAACACGATTATCGACGGGTTCAAAACCGTGGATAAACGCGTAGCGGCATACCCGGAGCTGGACTACGGCCCTTCAGTAGCAAGCATCTATGATAAGCGGTCGGTGAAAAAGCTGGGCGGCAAGCCGGTTACCGCTGAGCAGATCAAGGGCAAGGCGATGAAGTTCGCCGAGCTGGGCGGTAAGGCACAGGTGAAGATTCAGGAGAACGGGAAGGGAACCGAGTGGGCCTCTTATACAGCTACTGTGACTTCCGCAGAGCATAAAGAGCCGGTCTCGATGGACTTCACGGCGGAAGGCGGACTGCTGATCTCTTACAATGATAACCGCGGGGTTGGACCGGCCAAAGTATCCATGAAACAAGCTGTGGAGAAGGCGGGTAAGTTCCTGGAGAAGAAGGGATATCACGGCATGACCGCAGTCAGTGCGGACCGGTATGATAATCTGGGTAATCTGACGTTCGTCAGCAGCCAGGACGGCGTGCTCATCTATCCCGAGAAAATGACGGTTCGTGTCGGGCTGGATACGGGGGAAGCGGTAGGGTTTCAGGCAAGCGACTATGTGAATGAGCATAAGGAGAAGCGCGTGCTGCCGAAGCCGAAGCTGTCCCTGGCTGAAGCCAGAGCGATGCTTAACCCGGAGTTCAAGGAGCTGTATAACCGGCTGGCCTGGATCGAGAATGAGGATGCGGTGGAGCTGCTGACCTATGAATTCGGCGGTAAAATCAACGGCTCACAGTTCAGAATTTATCTGAATGCCGCTGACGGCAATGAGGAAGCGGTGGAACAGATCCGCACCTCCT